The following proteins are encoded in a genomic region of Ignavibacteriota bacterium:
- a CDS encoding lipoate--protein ligase family protein, giving the protein MHAPPIPPWKEDWSESRWDAALNARLESLDFDVIVDTPRPAVENLAIDEALLYRVASGIRRPLLRLWDWSEAAVVLGSYQSVSDEFDAVYAASAGFRFVRRISGGGAMVVEPGRTITWSLIVPETIVQDLSYVQSFAYLDNWCIRALRAIGVPASYKPINDLVSPAGKMAGAAQCRRRGTVLHHAAMAWRLDNTTMRLLLRHGVPRISTKSIASAEKHVSPLSDFTTLTRADVMAHLAASFRAVFRTETSSITAGDLADASTRREQLASHEWLYRVP; this is encoded by the coding sequence ATGCACGCACCACCTATCCCGCCCTGGAAGGAGGACTGGAGCGAAAGCCGCTGGGATGCGGCGCTGAATGCTCGTCTCGAGTCGCTCGACTTTGATGTGATCGTCGATACGCCGCGACCGGCGGTCGAAAACCTGGCGATCGACGAGGCGCTGTTGTATCGCGTCGCATCGGGGATCCGTCGTCCGCTCCTGCGACTGTGGGACTGGAGCGAAGCCGCCGTTGTTCTTGGCTCGTATCAATCCGTCTCCGATGAATTCGACGCGGTGTACGCCGCGTCGGCGGGTTTTCGATTTGTGCGTCGCATCAGCGGCGGCGGAGCGATGGTTGTTGAACCCGGGCGCACGATCACCTGGTCGCTTATCGTCCCTGAAACAATCGTGCAGGATCTCTCATACGTCCAGTCGTTTGCCTACCTCGACAACTGGTGTATACGCGCGTTACGAGCGATCGGCGTGCCGGCTTCGTACAAACCCATCAACGATCTCGTCTCGCCGGCGGGCAAGATGGCGGGGGCCGCGCAATGTCGCAGACGAGGCACCGTCCTGCATCATGCCGCGATGGCATGGCGGTTGGACAACACAACCATGCGTCTTCTGTTGCGGCATGGAGTGCCCCGCATCAGCACAAAAAGTATCGCAAGCGCTGAGAAACACGTCAGTCCGCTCTCCGATTTTACCACCCTCACACGCGCCGACGTCATGGCACATCTCGCCGCGTCGTTCCGCGCGGTATTCAGGACAGAGACATCCTCTATCACCGCGGGAGATCTCGCCGACGCCTCCACACGCCGTGAGCAGCTCGCATCACATGAATGGCTGTACCGCGTACCGTGA
- the alr gene encoding alanine racemase, with translation MIDRVFEDESIVLRPTVALVDLDALRHNVAEARRLAGTARIMATVKANAYGHGLVRTARALLEYGADELGVAFLEEGIALRRAGITAPVLVLGGIIGNQISHFLEYDLQLTASSVFKLGQIEETAAAMGVRARVHLKLDTGMGRIGVRPENARALFEAAVCASHCDLGGVFSHFASSHAADTAFTRMQLDRFLEALEFFPTNGVPMPVRHIANSGALLQHPDSILDMVRPGIMLYGVYPDPEVRKSATLRPVLSFRTRVVYFKAVPPGYALGYDHTWTAPRHTRIVTLPVGYGDGFSRALSNNGDVLIGGHRYPIVGSISMDQCMVDIGDNSAFNDDEVVLIGNQGGETITVEEIARRVGTIPYEILTGINTRVPRRYFST, from the coding sequence ATGATTGACCGGGTGTTCGAGGACGAATCGATCGTCCTGCGTCCCACCGTCGCGCTTGTCGATCTGGATGCGCTGCGGCATAATGTTGCCGAGGCGCGGCGTCTCGCCGGAACGGCGCGCATCATGGCGACGGTGAAGGCGAACGCGTACGGGCACGGCCTTGTGCGTACGGCGCGCGCATTGCTCGAGTACGGTGCCGACGAACTTGGCGTGGCGTTTCTCGAGGAGGGGATAGCACTGCGTCGCGCGGGCATCACAGCACCTGTCCTCGTGCTGGGAGGCATCATCGGGAATCAGATATCCCATTTTCTCGAGTACGACCTTCAGCTCACCGCATCGTCGGTGTTCAAGCTCGGACAGATCGAGGAGACGGCCGCCGCCATGGGCGTGCGTGCGCGCGTGCATCTGAAACTCGACACGGGCATGGGCCGAATCGGCGTCCGTCCCGAAAATGCACGGGCGCTGTTCGAAGCTGCTGTGTGTGCGTCGCATTGCGACCTTGGAGGGGTATTCTCGCACTTCGCCTCCTCACACGCCGCCGATACCGCATTCACGCGCATGCAGCTCGACCGTTTTCTCGAGGCCTTGGAGTTTTTTCCCACGAACGGCGTTCCCATGCCGGTCCGCCACATTGCCAATTCGGGCGCGCTGCTTCAACACCCCGACAGCATTCTCGACATGGTCCGACCGGGCATAATGCTGTACGGCGTATATCCGGACCCCGAGGTCCGAAAATCGGCGACGTTACGCCCGGTCCTCTCGTTTCGCACGCGAGTCGTGTATTTCAAGGCGGTGCCTCCCGGCTACGCGCTCGGGTACGATCACACGTGGACGGCCCCGCGGCACACGCGCATCGTCACCCTGCCCGTGGGGTATGGCGACGGTTTTTCTCGAGCGCTGTCGAACAACGGGGATGTACTGATCGGCGGACACAGATACCCCATCGTCGGCAGCATTTCGATGGACCAGTGTATGGTCGACATCGGGGACAACTCCGCGTTCAACGACGATGAAGTTGTGCTCATCGGGAACCAGGGCGGCGAGACCATTACGGTCGAGGAAATCGCCAGGCGCGTCGGCACCATTCCCTACGAGATTCTCACCGGCATCAACACACGCGTCCCGCGCCGCTACTTCTCCACATAG
- a CDS encoding PAS domain-containing protein has translation MYSFRNGPAGKRPAPHGSTSGSSGQSIPPVHTFNDEELRQLLPGCEGDEIILITETGRIAYMNDTLREHLGHAVDDVPGLVVMDVDPSMTRAAWLSTFSAMKRVRHAVKAETDHMTSDGRRIRKEYTSACVTLKGKTYFLAIGAAVETTEADGETQEEREEREATMAAMREQTILGAVSDGVMIVDARGLITEINSSAENTLGVYRNEVLGQPCTDQRLRLTDLRGNVLRVSHHPVMRALVEEAPVPSSRCALLQSDGSMRLIDISAWPLYDTLQQIVGAIAILRPMDVSGGHDMMHEPTGLVGAVARVARGIVHATSLEQTERLVCDALVDAGYPLVWFGRLKPNDQRIHPSAWAGSGAEFLLKIKARYDNSEHGNTPIGRCIREGAEQIVFDTQDGDTFHPWKKQAEQENLLSMMSLPLIYDGRVDGLLGVFSEERGRFREGEAAQLRSLATFVSFAESGIRDRLRRLELAKHIAVQRPLLDAVLDSASAAVCLMDPGQPFRIRMANRAFQQMLDQPFRTTGVKDTFASELIYAHPQTGFYERVLDCAATQAPVAETAAPFRNWSGEVSYWDWSITPLIENGELLGLLYRTSPSAELPAVIDHAAADAVATRAAPQAAAPTAVPTEVEADVAPAPKKRRTKGGDTPAVPAKKKKKEATAAIELPAPPARARREKKTTMLLDLGRLTALEPAAAQLLGIPRDAVQQLLPVGDLFADDDAMLEGLADAVAGKADRHEFVTPAASVVVLVDRGNPAVLVLSLVCSAR, from the coding sequence ATGTACTCGTTCCGAAACGGTCCGGCCGGAAAGCGGCCAGCTCCGCACGGCTCCACTTCAGGCAGCAGCGGGCAAAGCATCCCCCCGGTGCATACTTTCAATGACGAAGAACTCCGGCAGTTGCTTCCCGGTTGCGAGGGCGACGAGATCATTCTCATCACCGAGACGGGGCGTATCGCCTATATGAACGACACGCTGCGCGAGCACCTCGGGCACGCTGTCGACGATGTGCCCGGGTTGGTGGTGATGGATGTCGATCCATCCATGACGCGGGCCGCGTGGCTGTCGACGTTCAGCGCGATGAAACGCGTCCGGCACGCGGTGAAAGCGGAAACCGATCATATGACGAGTGACGGACGCCGAATCCGCAAGGAATACACCAGCGCGTGTGTGACACTGAAAGGCAAAACATATTTTCTAGCGATTGGCGCGGCGGTCGAAACGACCGAGGCCGATGGCGAAACACAGGAAGAGCGAGAGGAGCGGGAGGCCACGATGGCGGCGATGCGCGAACAGACCATTTTGGGTGCGGTGAGCGACGGCGTCATGATCGTGGATGCGCGCGGGTTGATCACCGAGATCAACAGCTCCGCCGAAAACACCCTCGGGGTGTACAGAAACGAAGTGCTGGGACAGCCCTGCACGGATCAGCGGTTGCGCCTGACGGATCTGCGGGGCAATGTGCTGCGCGTCTCGCATCACCCTGTCATGCGCGCCCTTGTCGAAGAGGCACCGGTGCCGTCGAGTCGCTGCGCCTTGTTACAATCCGATGGATCGATGCGGCTGATAGACATCAGCGCATGGCCGTTGTACGACACGCTCCAACAGATAGTCGGCGCGATCGCCATACTCCGGCCGATGGACGTCAGCGGCGGTCATGACATGATGCACGAACCCACGGGTCTTGTGGGAGCGGTGGCGCGTGTGGCACGCGGTATCGTACACGCGACGTCGCTCGAGCAGACGGAACGGCTTGTATGTGACGCGCTTGTCGACGCGGGGTACCCGCTTGTATGGTTCGGCCGCCTGAAACCAAACGACCAACGCATCCATCCCAGCGCGTGGGCGGGGTCCGGAGCCGAATTCCTGCTCAAGATCAAGGCGCGGTATGACAACTCCGAACATGGCAACACTCCGATAGGCAGATGCATCCGCGAAGGTGCCGAACAGATCGTCTTCGACACGCAAGATGGCGACACGTTTCACCCGTGGAAAAAACAGGCGGAGCAGGAGAACCTCCTCTCCATGATGTCTTTGCCGCTTATATACGACGGCCGTGTCGACGGACTCCTCGGTGTGTTCAGCGAGGAGCGCGGACGTTTCCGCGAGGGCGAAGCCGCGCAGCTCCGCTCGCTCGCCACGTTTGTTTCGTTCGCGGAGTCCGGTATCCGCGACCGTCTCCGCCGGCTCGAGCTGGCCAAACACATAGCGGTTCAGCGCCCACTGCTCGATGCCGTGCTCGACAGCGCCAGCGCGGCAGTGTGCCTGATGGATCCGGGCCAGCCGTTCCGGATCCGCATGGCAAACCGCGCGTTCCAGCAGATGCTCGACCAACCCTTCCGTACTACAGGAGTAAAGGACACGTTTGCCAGCGAGCTGATCTACGCGCATCCTCAGACCGGATTTTACGAGCGCGTGCTCGACTGTGCCGCGACGCAGGCCCCCGTGGCCGAAACCGCCGCACCCTTTCGGAACTGGTCGGGAGAGGTCAGTTATTGGGACTGGAGCATCACCCCGCTGATCGAGAACGGTGAATTACTCGGGCTTCTCTACCGCACGTCTCCCAGTGCGGAGTTGCCCGCCGTTATTGATCACGCGGCTGCCGACGCGGTTGCCACTCGTGCGGCCCCACAGGCCGCCGCTCCGACCGCAGTCCCGACAGAGGTGGAGGCGGATGTCGCTCCCGCTCCGAAAAAGCGCCGCACAAAAGGCGGGGACACACCTGCTGTACCAGCAAAAAAGAAAAAGAAAGAAGCCACAGCGGCCATTGAATTGCCCGCTCCGCCCGCCCGAGCCAGGCGCGAGAAAAAAACCACCATGCTGCTGGATCTCGGCCGGTTGACGGCGCTTGAGCCGGCTGCCGCGCAGCTTCTCGGGATCCCGCGTGACGCGGTCCAACAGTTGCTGCCTGTGGGGGATCTCTTCGCGGACGATGACGCGATGCTTGAAGGTCTTGCCGACGCGGTTGCGGGCAAGGCAGACAGGCACGAGTTTGTCACACCCGCGGCGTCCGTTGTTGTTCTGGTAGACCGCGGGAATCCCGCCGTGCTGGTCCTGTCGCTGGTGTGTTCAGCCCGTTGA
- a CDS encoding glycosyl hydrolase: MSSRIIAVFGALCLIVSAALGQGRNVRISQAGGSPEEVSIAINPANPDNIIAGANIRYYYWSFDGGKTWGQSQLPTITYGDPCVAFGPDGRGYYAHLTNGWDAITVRTSDDGGRTWSSGVKLRGPSSDSAKPGSFFRSSLQDKEWLVADLSNSAHRGNVYATWTDFTKYGSTNPRDSSVIVFARSTDRGDSFEPFVRISDRGGDARDDDATVEGAVPAVGPDGEVYVAWSGSEGLYFDRSFDGGGTWGVDKVITATPGGWVIDIPGVNRCNGLPVTVCDISSSVHRGTIYVNWVDSRNGDHDVFIVKSTDRGETWSPPIRVNDDAVGNGREQFFTWATVDPVTGELVIVFYDRRAYAGDSTDVYLARSFDGGATFRNECISEAAFFPTANVFMGDYNGISAYNGRIRPIWTRLHDGLLSIHTHLLDSTITAREPVPAPGEGLLLDPYPNPVTMASNFESTLRVRLDAAGEMDLAVYDMMGRRVQLLARGWMQAGEHAVAFRGASLAPGMYVCQLSHIRESGWAGASALLTVMK; encoded by the coding sequence ATGTCATCCCGTATCATCGCCGTGTTCGGCGCACTGTGTCTCATCGTGTCTGCCGCCCTGGGCCAGGGACGCAACGTGCGTATCAGCCAGGCCGGTGGCAGCCCCGAGGAAGTCAGCATCGCCATCAATCCGGCGAATCCCGACAACATTATCGCGGGCGCCAATATTCGGTACTACTACTGGTCATTTGACGGTGGGAAGACCTGGGGACAGTCGCAGCTCCCAACCATAACCTATGGCGATCCCTGCGTCGCATTCGGCCCTGACGGGAGGGGCTACTACGCGCATCTCACTAACGGCTGGGATGCGATCACCGTGCGTACAAGCGACGACGGCGGACGCACCTGGTCGTCGGGCGTGAAGCTGCGCGGTCCAAGTTCGGACTCGGCAAAACCTGGGAGCTTTTTCCGTTCCTCGCTGCAGGATAAGGAATGGCTTGTCGCGGACTTGTCGAACAGTGCGCACCGGGGAAATGTGTATGCAACGTGGACCGACTTCACGAAATACGGCAGCACGAATCCGCGCGACAGTTCCGTGATCGTCTTCGCGCGCTCCACCGACCGTGGCGACAGTTTCGAACCCTTTGTCCGCATCAGCGATCGCGGCGGCGACGCCCGCGACGACGATGCGACAGTCGAGGGCGCCGTTCCCGCCGTCGGGCCGGACGGCGAGGTGTATGTGGCCTGGTCCGGATCCGAGGGTTTGTACTTCGACCGCTCCTTCGACGGCGGCGGCACCTGGGGCGTCGACAAAGTTATCACGGCGACACCCGGCGGATGGGTGATCGATATTCCGGGCGTCAATCGCTGCAACGGACTTCCCGTGACAGTCTGCGACATTTCATCATCGGTGCACCGCGGCACCATCTATGTGAACTGGGTGGATTCGCGCAACGGCGATCACGATGTGTTCATCGTCAAGTCGACGGATCGTGGTGAAACATGGTCTCCCCCCATCCGCGTCAATGATGATGCGGTCGGCAATGGCAGGGAGCAATTCTTCACCTGGGCCACCGTCGATCCGGTCACCGGAGAATTGGTGATAGTGTTCTACGACAGACGCGCCTACGCGGGCGATTCCACCGACGTGTATCTGGCGCGCTCGTTCGACGGCGGGGCGACATTCCGTAACGAGTGTATCAGCGAAGCGGCATTTTTCCCCACCGCCAACGTGTTCATGGGCGACTACAACGGCATCAGCGCATATAACGGACGCATACGTCCGATTTGGACGCGCCTGCATGACGGACTCCTGTCCATCCATACCCACCTGCTCGACTCCACGATCACTGCGCGTGAGCCGGTGCCCGCGCCGGGCGAAGGATTGCTGCTGGATCCCTATCCCAATCCCGTGACCATGGCCTCGAATTTCGAATCGACTTTGCGCGTCCGTCTCGACGCCGCCGGCGAGATGGATCTCGCGGTGTACGACATGATGGGACGCCGGGTGCAGCTTCTCGCTCGAGGTTGGATGCAGGCGGGGGAGCACGCCGTGGCGTTTCGAGGAGCATCCCTCGCGCCCGGCATGTACGTCTGCCAACTGTCGCACATCCGCGAATCGGGTTGGGCTGGTGCAAGCGCGCTGTTGACGGTGATGAAATAG
- a CDS encoding LysE family transporter, giving the protein MTIPLGPTSIFVAQRTMGGQTRRGIHVAIGSVIIDILYCLVISLGLISLVAPFLQNQWVQFGLSIFLILYGIKMLIFDGKAGEEAAKPVENGSPRNGRRTWGVLLGTAMALSNPTLFVSWTAVLSFLSANGLLPNTFWDKVIFSFATGLGSFAWFLGLALFVRRNRHQISPAFVRRAGAITALVIIGFGVYFSITILQNLSHA; this is encoded by the coding sequence ATGACCATCCCTCTCGGTCCGACTTCCATTTTCGTCGCGCAGCGCACGATGGGCGGTCAGACGCGCCGAGGCATACATGTTGCGATCGGCTCCGTCATCATCGATATCCTGTACTGTCTGGTAATCTCCCTCGGCCTCATTTCACTGGTGGCGCCTTTTCTCCAGAACCAGTGGGTGCAGTTCGGGCTGTCGATCTTCCTGATTCTGTATGGCATAAAAATGCTCATCTTCGACGGTAAAGCCGGAGAAGAGGCGGCGAAGCCCGTCGAAAACGGATCGCCACGCAACGGCCGCCGCACCTGGGGCGTGTTGCTCGGCACGGCCATGGCATTGTCGAATCCGACATTGTTCGTGTCGTGGACGGCCGTGCTCAGTTTTCTCTCGGCCAACGGCCTGCTTCCGAATACCTTCTGGGACAAGGTGATTTTCTCGTTCGCCACCGGGCTCGGAAGTTTTGCGTGGTTTCTCGGCCTGGCCCTCTTTGTTCGCAGGAACCGGCACCAGATTTCCCCCGCCTTCGTGCGGCGCGCAGGAGCCATCACCGCGCTTGTCATTATCGGCTTTGGTGTGTACTTCAGTATCACGATACTTCAGAACCTCTCCCACGCCTGA
- a CDS encoding glutathione peroxidase, translating into MKGVYSFTMKKIDGTMTPLAAYKGKVLLIVNTASFCGYTKQYATLESLYRAYKDRGFEILGFPANNFGEQEPGTDEEIKTFCSTKYDLSFDMFSKISVKGDDIHPLYAYLTREAGHNGDITWNFNKFLVDRDGKVLARYGQKVDPMSAELKGLVETLTAK; encoded by the coding sequence ATGAAAGGCGTGTATTCGTTTACCATGAAAAAAATCGACGGGACCATGACACCACTCGCCGCCTACAAAGGCAAGGTGCTTCTCATCGTCAATACCGCTTCATTCTGCGGGTATACGAAACAGTATGCCACACTGGAGTCGCTCTACCGCGCATACAAGGATCGCGGCTTCGAGATACTCGGTTTTCCCGCGAACAATTTCGGTGAGCAGGAACCAGGGACCGATGAAGAGATCAAGACGTTTTGCTCCACGAAGTACGACCTCAGCTTCGACATGTTTTCAAAGATCAGCGTCAAGGGCGACGACATTCATCCCCTCTACGCATATCTGACGCGTGAGGCGGGGCATAACGGTGACATCACGTGGAATTTCAACAAATTCCTTGTCGACCGCGACGGGAAGGTGCTTGCGCGCTATGGCCAGAAGGTGGACCCCATGTCGGCAGAATTAAAGGGCTTGGTGGAGACCCTCACGGCAAAATAG
- a CDS encoding aspartate aminotransferase family protein, translated as MDDSFRAHLARILDAHVEWRSRWEHAENDESLRVDDARVADALEDFFARMHDNYPFFHPMYAGQMLKPPHPVALLGYFAAQLVNPNNHALDGGPATGAMEKEVVRDLASLFGYCEHLGHLTSSGTIANLEALWVARSLHPDRAIAFSENAHYTHARMCEVLGVRTVTIPADARGRMDADALQRISLSENIGTVVATIGTTGLGALDPLADILSLGRARGFRVHADAAYGGFFRLLADGSAPGVDASVYTALHECDSIVVDPHKHGLQPYGCGAVLFRDPSVGRFYKHDSPYTYFTSTELHLGEISLECSRPGAAAAALWLTLRCLPLRSAEGLGPVLRHCRGAALAWADLIRTSAVLYLVTEPDLDIVTFFPATDEHTASAVSAASERVFRDGMDAVHRPVYLSLLRVRTDLLRTRYPHLIADREWTTVLRSVLMKPEHARIVEELHRRVEKLCTSDRG; from the coding sequence ATGGACGACTCTTTCAGGGCGCATTTGGCCAGGATACTCGACGCACATGTCGAGTGGCGCTCGAGGTGGGAGCATGCGGAGAACGACGAATCGCTTCGTGTCGACGACGCGCGTGTCGCGGATGCGCTCGAAGACTTCTTCGCGCGCATGCACGACAACTACCCGTTTTTCCATCCCATGTACGCGGGCCAGATGCTCAAGCCGCCCCACCCGGTCGCACTGCTGGGCTATTTTGCCGCGCAGTTGGTCAACCCCAACAACCACGCGCTGGACGGGGGGCCCGCAACGGGCGCCATGGAAAAAGAGGTGGTCCGTGATCTTGCATCCCTTTTTGGCTACTGTGAACATCTCGGGCACCTGACAAGTAGCGGCACAATCGCCAATCTCGAAGCCCTATGGGTGGCGCGCTCACTCCATCCGGACCGCGCGATCGCATTTTCGGAAAACGCGCATTACACACACGCCCGCATGTGCGAAGTGCTCGGTGTGCGCACCGTGACGATACCGGCCGATGCGCGTGGAAGGATGGATGCCGACGCGTTACAAAGGATCAGTTTATCCGAAAATATCGGAACGGTCGTGGCAACCATCGGCACCACGGGCCTGGGAGCCCTCGATCCACTTGCCGACATTCTGTCACTGGGACGCGCACGCGGCTTCCGCGTACATGCCGACGCGGCGTATGGCGGCTTCTTCCGCCTGCTGGCGGACGGATCCGCGCCAGGTGTGGATGCCTCCGTGTACACCGCCCTGCACGAATGCGACAGCATCGTCGTCGATCCGCACAAGCACGGCCTGCAACCGTATGGCTGCGGCGCGGTCCTCTTTCGTGACCCATCCGTCGGTCGATTCTACAAACACGATTCTCCATACACCTACTTCACCTCGACCGAGCTGCATCTCGGGGAAATCAGTCTCGAATGTTCGCGCCCCGGAGCGGCGGCTGCAGCGCTGTGGCTCACACTCCGCTGCCTGCCCCTGCGGAGCGCCGAGGGCCTTGGTCCCGTGCTACGGCACTGCCGTGGAGCCGCGCTGGCCTGGGCCGATCTCATCCGTACATCCGCGGTGCTGTATCTCGTGACGGAACCCGATCTCGACATAGTCACGTTTTTCCCTGCGACCGACGAACACACCGCATCGGCAGTGTCAGCGGCATCGGAACGGGTGTTCAGGGACGGCATGGACGCCGTACATCGACCGGTGTACCTGAGTCTTTTACGCGTCAGAACGGATCTGCTCCGCACTCGCTACCCGCATCTCATCGCCGACCGCGAGTGGACAACCGTGCTTCGAAGCGTGTTGATGAAACCCGAACACGCGCGTATCGTGGAAGAATTGCACCGGCGCGTGGAAAAATTGTGTACGAGCGACCGCGGCTGA
- a CDS encoding aminopeptidase P family protein, whose protein sequence is MDLSAIQQALKAAGLDGWLFYDFHNRDAIAARILKMDTNRFASRRWYYFIPAEGEPQKLVHRIEPWRCDHLPGAKHVYLPWQQQQALLRDILGGASRVAMQYSPNNSIPYVSIVDAGTVELIRSFGVEVVSSGDLVGLFEAHLSMEDFASHEKAGEIMHMVKDETFREIGRRIKAGENPREVDIQHFMHGLMRANGMHWDDGPIVAVNEHAADPHFEPTEANSHAMKEGDLVLLDLWAKLDVPGSIYYDITWMGYIGTEVPARITEVFNVARDARDTALDLVRERFAANEPLHGWEVDDACRKVIVDAGYGDWFTHRTGHNIGEEVHGNGVHIDNLETKDERSIIKGTCFSVEPGIYMEHEKIGFRTEIDVFVTDEGNVEVTGPIQAEVIPILAL, encoded by the coding sequence ATGGATCTTTCCGCCATTCAGCAGGCACTCAAAGCCGCCGGACTCGACGGCTGGCTTTTCTACGACTTTCACAACCGCGACGCCATCGCCGCCCGTATCCTGAAAATGGATACCAATCGTTTCGCATCGCGGCGCTGGTACTATTTCATTCCCGCCGAAGGCGAGCCGCAGAAACTGGTGCATCGCATTGAACCGTGGCGCTGCGACCATCTCCCGGGCGCAAAACACGTGTATCTGCCGTGGCAGCAGCAGCAGGCGCTGTTGCGCGATATTCTCGGCGGAGCGTCGCGCGTGGCGATGCAGTACTCGCCCAACAATTCCATTCCGTACGTGTCGATCGTTGACGCGGGCACCGTCGAACTGATTCGCTCCTTCGGCGTCGAAGTTGTGTCGAGCGGCGACCTCGTCGGCCTCTTCGAGGCGCATCTGTCGATGGAAGACTTCGCAAGCCACGAGAAGGCCGGCGAAATCATGCACATGGTGAAGGACGAGACGTTCCGCGAAATCGGCCGCCGCATCAAGGCAGGCGAGAATCCGCGCGAAGTGGACATTCAGCACTTCATGCACGGCTTGATGCGGGCCAATGGCATGCATTGGGACGACGGTCCCATCGTCGCGGTGAATGAACATGCTGCCGATCCGCACTTCGAACCCACTGAGGCCAACAGCCACGCGATGAAAGAAGGCGACCTCGTGCTGCTCGACCTCTGGGCCAAGCTCGACGTTCCCGGAAGCATCTACTACGACATCACGTGGATGGGCTACATCGGCACCGAGGTGCCCGCCCGCATCACGGAGGTGTTTAATGTGGCGCGTGACGCGCGCGATACGGCGCTTGATCTGGTGCGCGAACGCTTCGCGGCGAATGAGCCCCTGCACGGGTGGGAAGTGGACGATGCCTGCCGCAAGGTGATCGTTGACGCCGGTTATGGCGACTGGTTCACCCACCGCACCGGACACAACATCGGCGAGGAAGTGCACGGCAACGGCGTCCATATCGACAATCTCGAGACCAAGGACGAGCGCAGCATCATCAAGGGCACGTGCTTCTCGGTGGAACCGGGCATATACATGGAACACGAGAAAATCGGGTTCCGGACCGAGATCGATGTTTTTGTCACCGACGAAGGCAACGTTGAAGTGACCGGCCCCATCCAGGCCGAGGTGATTCCGATACTCGCCCTGTAA